A genomic segment from Methanoplanus limicola DSM 2279 encodes:
- a CDS encoding molybdopterin molybdotransferase MoeA, producing the protein MSLFLSLKSVESAKITLKSIAGKRETEIIDLAEAHGRTLSEDITSPMDLPGFSRSIVDGYAVFSKDTLGASESLPAMLDYSGRVEMGQPAASDIKPGSCAYVPTGGNVPDGANAVAMVEYSEELGDQVLIYRPMADGENIVFADEDFAESEVVLKAGTTLRPQECGVLAALGFLKVSVFRRPVVGIISTGNELVPVGEVPGFGKVRDVNSMLCSGFAEKHGCIPKRYGIVADERETLFSAVKKASEECDIVLISGGSSKDLRDNTSVIIGELGEVLIHGIAISPGKPTIIGKALDKPVIGLPGHPASAYVVLHILISGLLDAYRDQETVFRTKNLTLIQNISSAQGREDYIRVKITPEGAVPVFGKSGLLNTLINSDGVLKIPAGSEGLEAGEQVEVILW; encoded by the coding sequence ATGAGCCTGTTTTTATCACTAAAATCAGTAGAATCTGCAAAAATCACATTAAAAAGCATAGCCGGAAAAAGAGAGACAGAGATAATAGACCTCGCAGAAGCTCATGGAAGAACATTGTCAGAGGATATCACCTCTCCAATGGATCTCCCGGGTTTTTCAAGGTCCATAGTCGATGGCTATGCAGTCTTTTCCAAAGATACACTTGGCGCATCAGAATCCCTCCCCGCAATGCTTGACTACTCCGGCAGGGTTGAGATGGGTCAGCCGGCAGCATCCGATATAAAACCCGGCAGCTGCGCATATGTCCCGACCGGAGGAAATGTTCCGGATGGTGCCAATGCGGTTGCAATGGTTGAGTACTCTGAAGAGTTAGGCGATCAGGTGCTCATCTACCGCCCCATGGCAGACGGTGAAAACATCGTCTTTGCCGATGAGGACTTTGCAGAATCTGAAGTTGTTCTAAAAGCAGGAACAACTCTAAGGCCACAGGAATGTGGTGTGCTTGCAGCACTTGGATTTTTAAAAGTCAGTGTATTCAGAAGACCGGTTGTCGGCATTATCTCAACCGGAAACGAACTCGTACCTGTCGGAGAGGTGCCCGGATTCGGCAAGGTAAGGGACGTAAACTCAATGCTATGCTCAGGATTTGCAGAGAAGCACGGCTGCATACCTAAGAGATACGGCATTGTCGCAGATGAGAGGGAGACGCTGTTTTCGGCTGTAAAAAAAGCCTCAGAAGAGTGCGACATAGTTCTCATCTCCGGAGGCAGCTCCAAAGATCTCAGGGACAACACATCAGTGATTATTGGTGAACTCGGAGAAGTCCTGATACACGGCATTGCCATCTCACCCGGAAAACCGACCATAATCGGAAAAGCACTCGATAAACCTGTAATCGGGCTTCCCGGACATCCCGCATCCGCCTATGTCGTACTTCACATACTCATATCCGGACTGCTTGACGCATACAGGGATCAGGAGACGGTGTTCAGAACAAAAAACCTGACCCTTATACAGAATATCTCATCCGCACAGGGAAGAGAGGACTACATACGGGTAAAGATAACTCCTGAGGGTGCAGTGCCAGTATTTGGAAAATCCGGGCTGTTAAACACACTTATCAACAGTGACGGAGTATTAAAAATCCCGGCAGGCTCCGAAGGTCTTGAAGCGGGAGAGCAGGTGGAGGTGATCCTGTGGTAA
- a CDS encoding molybdopterin biosynthesis protein encodes MVKRYLDMVSLKEAKDTIKREFTLTPGRGKATLMDAHGKISAGPVFSKYSVPMLHLSAMDGIAVKSEETKGAAETKPVLITDFKRLNTGNIIPSGYDAVIMIEDTWEAEGGFDIRKAAAPYQHVRPVGEDIGESEMIIPSLHRIRFNDTAALASYGISEVDVLSLRAGIIPTGSELLEPGSEPEPGKVIDSNSIMAGAMLSEAGVDFTRYPIVEDDFDLIKNAVKKGIEENDFLITSAGSSAGTKDHTASVIAELGEVLIHGIAIKPGKPAIIGRINGKPVIGLPGYPLAAMTIMREIVMPMVESYGFKVPYRYKTNVELSTSLHSPIGTDEFVMMSVGKVGGRYIGVPMSRGAGVQMSAVRANAYIKIPAESEGISSGEETEANFTVTPDLAENSLLIVGSHDPCLDYLASLASEKGIQVFSVHSGSMGGVLALKKSYCHAAPVHLLSDDGDYNVPYIRKYLAGEEISLFCVAEREQGIASISGAGFDEITELSYVNRQKGSGTRILLDYILRENGISPSAVNGYEREMTTHLDVALAVKNGEADGGMCVYSAAKALGLKFSPVAKERYELAIPAKFLEDERIKAILEIIKSDKFRAQLTSLGGYDTSKTGDIRKV; translated from the coding sequence GTGGTAAAACGCTATCTTGACATGGTCTCCTTAAAAGAAGCAAAGGATACAATAAAGAGGGAATTCACACTGACCCCTGGCAGAGGTAAGGCAACCCTTATGGATGCACACGGAAAGATCTCAGCAGGTCCGGTCTTTTCAAAGTACTCCGTCCCCATGCTCCACCTCTCTGCAATGGACGGCATAGCAGTAAAATCAGAAGAGACAAAAGGCGCAGCCGAGACAAAACCGGTTCTAATTACAGATTTTAAGCGATTAAACACTGGAAATATCATCCCGTCCGGCTATGACGCAGTCATAATGATCGAGGACACCTGGGAAGCTGAAGGCGGATTTGACATAAGAAAAGCGGCAGCACCTTATCAGCATGTACGCCCTGTCGGTGAGGACATCGGGGAGTCAGAGATGATAATCCCCTCACTGCACAGGATAAGATTCAACGACACTGCCGCCCTTGCAAGCTACGGCATATCAGAAGTCGATGTTCTCTCGCTCAGAGCCGGAATTATACCGACAGGTTCTGAACTGCTTGAGCCGGGAAGTGAACCTGAGCCCGGAAAGGTGATAGACAGCAACTCCATCATGGCAGGAGCAATGCTCAGTGAAGCAGGCGTTGACTTCACCCGCTACCCGATTGTAGAAGATGATTTTGACCTAATCAAAAATGCAGTAAAAAAAGGGATTGAAGAGAACGATTTCCTCATAACATCGGCAGGATCTTCTGCCGGAACAAAAGACCATACAGCGTCTGTTATTGCAGAACTTGGCGAAGTTCTCATTCACGGCATAGCGATAAAACCCGGAAAACCGGCAATAATCGGCAGAATAAACGGCAAGCCCGTAATCGGACTGCCCGGATATCCCCTCGCCGCCATGACCATCATGCGTGAGATAGTAATGCCTATGGTTGAGAGTTATGGATTCAAAGTTCCGTACAGGTACAAAACCAATGTTGAACTCTCAACATCGCTCCACTCACCAATCGGAACTGATGAATTCGTTATGATGTCAGTCGGAAAGGTAGGCGGGCGCTATATCGGCGTGCCCATGTCAAGAGGTGCAGGTGTTCAGATGTCTGCCGTCAGGGCAAACGCATACATTAAAATTCCGGCAGAATCCGAAGGAATCTCTTCCGGAGAGGAAACAGAGGCAAATTTCACCGTTACACCCGACCTTGCTGAAAACTCCCTGCTGATAGTCGGCAGCCACGATCCATGCCTCGACTATCTTGCAAGCCTTGCATCAGAGAAGGGCATTCAGGTATTCTCTGTTCATTCCGGAAGCATGGGTGGAGTTTTAGCGCTTAAGAAGAGCTACTGCCACGCCGCACCCGTCCACCTCCTCTCAGATGACGGTGATTACAATGTCCCTTATATCAGAAAGTATCTGGCAGGTGAGGAGATCTCTTTATTCTGTGTTGCAGAGAGGGAGCAGGGCATTGCATCAATATCAGGTGCTGGTTTTGATGAAATAACTGAACTGAGCTATGTTAACCGGCAGAAGGGATCAGGTACAAGAATACTGCTTGACTACATACTTAGAGAGAATGGAATCAGCCCTTCAGCCGTCAATGGCTATGAGAGAGAGATGACTACACATCTCGATGTCGCGCTTGCGGTTAAGAACGGTGAGGCAGACGGGGGAATGTGCGTATATAGTGCAGCAAAGGCACTTGGCCTGAAGTTCAGTCCGGTTGCAAAGGAGAGATATGAACTGGCAATACCGGCAAAATTCTTAGAAGACGAGAGAATAAAAGCAATACTTGAGATAATAAAGAGTGACAAATTCAGAGCGCAGCTGACCTCACTTGGCGGATATGACACTTCAAAAACCGGAGATATAAGAAAAGTCTAA
- a CDS encoding molybdopterin dinucleotide binding domain-containing protein, with protein sequence MKFHMITGRTVKQGEGVERKLSADYKRETSACRMNPLDMMDLGLNEGSHIKLISSYGEVVMRAVEDKTLTSGMIFIAYGPYCNVITSHDTHGTGMPDYKSTFVRIESTDEDLKTVEELFKDMGGRAP encoded by the coding sequence ATGAAATTTCACATGATTACCGGAAGAACTGTTAAACAGGGAGAGGGGGTCGAAAGAAAACTCTCAGCGGATTATAAGAGAGAGACATCTGCATGCAGAATGAATCCGCTCGATATGATGGATCTCGGACTAAACGAAGGAAGTCATATTAAATTAATCAGCAGTTACGGAGAAGTCGTCATGAGGGCGGTTGAGGATAAAACCCTCACATCAGGCATGATATTCATCGCTTACGGCCCTTACTGCAATGTCATAACCTCCCATGACACACACGGAACAGGAATGCCGGACTACAAATCAACATTTGTCAGAATTGAGAGTACAGATGAAGATTTAAAAACAGTAGAAGAGTTGTTCAAAGATATGGGGGGAAGAGCACCATGA
- a CDS encoding formylmethanofuran dehydrogenase subunit B — MKITDVICPFCGCLCDDLTVTVEGNRVTGVDNGCALAEAKFMHTERLNNPVIKDGDRFRETGYEEAIGIAADILKDSERPLLFGWSGTQGEAQCAGVHLCELLGGVIDNTSSICHGPSILAIQEVGHPGCTLGQVKNRADLIIYWGANPVEAHPRHMSRYTNYADGFFLDNAFRERKLIVADVRKTESANLADEFIQIKPGGDYAVFSALRAIIRGKGDILPDYVAGVAKSQLERVAKMCLEAKFGAIFFGLGLTMSRNKYKNIRNAIELTDLLCRHTKFTISAMRGHWNVYGSNEVMTWLTGYPYGVDFSRGIAFYNPGETTAVDILAKKECDAMFVVASDPAAHMPKKCAEHMAEIPVIQIDPHINCTTLLSDVQIPVAVTGIETPGTAYRMDGIPLRTKKVIDSVHPNDREIIDRIYKKLLEVKKQ; from the coding sequence ATGAAAATAACGGATGTAATCTGCCCCTTCTGCGGATGCCTCTGCGATGACCTCACAGTTACCGTTGAGGGTAACAGAGTCACCGGTGTCGATAACGGATGTGCCCTTGCAGAAGCCAAATTCATGCATACCGAAAGGCTGAACAACCCGGTTATAAAAGACGGTGACAGGTTCAGGGAGACCGGATATGAAGAGGCGATAGGCATTGCGGCAGATATACTCAAAGATTCTGAAAGACCGCTTCTCTTCGGATGGAGTGGAACACAGGGGGAGGCGCAGTGCGCAGGTGTGCACCTCTGTGAACTCTTAGGTGGCGTTATTGACAACACGTCCTCCATATGCCACGGCCCGTCCATCCTTGCAATACAGGAAGTCGGACATCCGGGATGCACACTCGGACAGGTCAAGAACAGGGCAGACCTTATAATATACTGGGGAGCAAATCCCGTGGAGGCACACCCGCGGCATATGAGCAGATACACCAACTATGCAGACGGATTTTTTCTGGACAATGCATTCAGGGAGAGAAAACTGATTGTCGCAGATGTCAGAAAGACAGAATCGGCAAACCTTGCAGATGAGTTCATCCAGATAAAACCCGGCGGAGATTATGCTGTATTTTCAGCATTAAGGGCAATAATCAGGGGCAAAGGAGATATTTTACCGGATTATGTTGCAGGAGTTGCCAAAAGCCAGCTTGAAAGGGTTGCCAAAATGTGCCTGGAGGCAAAATTCGGAGCGATCTTCTTTGGCCTCGGCCTGACAATGTCGAGGAACAAATACAAAAACATCCGTAATGCCATTGAACTGACCGACCTGCTCTGCCGGCACACAAAATTCACCATAAGCGCTATGCGTGGACACTGGAATGTTTACGGATCAAACGAGGTGATGACATGGCTTACAGGGTACCCTTACGGCGTTGATTTCAGCAGAGGAATAGCATTTTACAACCCGGGAGAGACAACAGCAGTTGATATTCTCGCGAAAAAAGAGTGCGATGCCATGTTTGTCGTTGCCAGTGATCCCGCTGCACATATGCCAAAAAAATGTGCAGAGCATATGGCAGAAATTCCTGTAATCCAGATAGACCCGCATATCAACTGCACAACCCTGTTGAGTGATGTTCAGATCCCCGTTGCAGTCACCGGAATTGAAACTCCGGGCACAGCATACAGAATGGACGGCATACCCCTCAGAACAAAGAAAGTGATAGATTCAGTTCATCCAAATGACAGGGAAATTATCGACAGAATATACAAAAAACTTCTGGAGGTGAAAAAACAATGA